A single genomic interval of Lysobacter avium harbors:
- a CDS encoding phosphoketolase family protein — translation MNTLSNPRQHWLSGYGPIVHRDDTVKRVDVLVSRLVAGGADEAGIYTLLAAADRVTCAGMKVVAHMSYALRVDMSGAPLSAEDFKPTPEGHTGGSLNMVQAYVAYLLANALTGTTRSWIMGQGHCVAAIEAVNALTGDVSPAQKGRYDRSEKGLSQLCRDFYSYAIDANGVPAVPLGSHAGPNTAGAVSEGGYLGFAGLQYIHMPLVGESLVAFLSDGAFEEQRGPDWAPRWWRAYDSGLAVPVMILNGRRIEQRTQIMQQGGAEWLAEDVRHNGFEPVTVDGRDPAAIACAIIESEDALRRFVADPDQHYPAPMPYVIAETEKGFGFPGADSNAAHNLPLDGNPHTDAATRRLFNESSAALFVPPAELDAALEAFATHTGQERALESAHPMAHRRPAAPHLPAPRWETTGSHGSAMTTLDRWFVELANSNPELRIRVGNPDELASNKMGATLELLKHRVNEPEPGVPEHLYGAVITALNEEAVAAAALGNKGGLNLIVSYEAFAVKMLGLLRQEIIFARHQRQGGQKPGWISVPLIVTSHTWENAKNEQSHQDPTMGEALLGEMSDTSRVLFPVDGNTAVAALRDVYAHRGQVACVIISKREVENRFDAEMTQQLVRDGAAHLIGDPAEADVQLVALGAYQLEEAMKAQQQLSDRGKRACVTVILEPGRLRIPRDDIEAAFVDDDATVDTLFPRGLPRVILTHTRPEPMLGVLRRIDSGRATTRALGYISRGGTLDVPGMLFANRCTWAHAVDAAAGVAGWERDALLEPAQLDAIDGKGNPADLRRQ, via the coding sequence ATGAACACCCTTTCCAACCCGCGCCAGCATTGGCTTTCCGGCTACGGCCCCATCGTCCATCGTGACGACACCGTCAAGCGTGTCGATGTCCTCGTGTCCCGGCTCGTTGCCGGAGGCGCGGACGAGGCGGGCATTTACACGCTGCTCGCCGCCGCCGACCGCGTGACGTGCGCGGGGATGAAGGTGGTCGCGCACATGAGCTATGCGCTACGCGTCGACATGTCGGGGGCGCCCTTGTCGGCCGAGGACTTCAAGCCGACCCCCGAGGGCCACACGGGTGGCTCGCTGAACATGGTCCAGGCCTACGTGGCCTATCTGCTGGCCAACGCGCTGACCGGTACCACGCGCTCGTGGATCATGGGCCAGGGCCATTGCGTGGCTGCCATCGAGGCGGTGAACGCATTGACCGGCGACGTATCCCCGGCGCAGAAAGGCCGCTACGACCGCAGCGAGAAGGGCCTCTCGCAGCTGTGCAGGGATTTCTATTCCTACGCCATTGATGCGAACGGCGTCCCGGCGGTGCCACTGGGCAGCCACGCGGGGCCGAACACCGCGGGCGCGGTATCGGAAGGCGGCTACCTCGGCTTTGCCGGCCTGCAGTACATCCACATGCCGCTGGTCGGCGAATCGCTGGTTGCCTTCCTCAGTGACGGTGCGTTCGAGGAGCAGCGCGGGCCGGACTGGGCGCCGCGCTGGTGGCGCGCCTACGACAGCGGTCTCGCCGTGCCCGTGATGATCCTCAACGGCCGCCGAATCGAGCAGCGCACCCAGATCATGCAGCAGGGCGGCGCGGAATGGCTGGCCGAGGACGTCCGCCACAACGGCTTCGAGCCCGTGACCGTGGATGGCCGGGACCCCGCCGCAATCGCGTGCGCGATCATCGAAAGCGAGGATGCGCTGCGCAGGTTCGTCGCCGATCCGGACCAGCATTATCCGGCGCCGATGCCCTACGTCATTGCCGAGACCGAAAAGGGCTTCGGCTTTCCCGGCGCCGACAGCAACGCCGCCCACAATCTGCCGCTGGACGGCAATCCGCATACCGATGCCGCCACCCGGCGGTTGTTCAACGAAAGCTCGGCTGCCCTGTTCGTCCCGCCAGCCGAACTGGACGCTGCGCTGGAGGCGTTCGCCACCCATACCGGACAGGAGCGCGCGCTGGAAAGTGCGCACCCGATGGCTCATCGCCGCCCCGCTGCACCGCATCTCCCGGCGCCGCGTTGGGAAACTACCGGTAGCCACGGCAGCGCGATGACGACGCTGGACCGGTGGTTTGTCGAACTGGCCAACAGCAATCCCGAGCTGCGCATCCGCGTGGGAAACCCGGACGAGCTGGCGAGCAACAAGATGGGCGCCACCCTTGAGCTGCTGAAGCACCGGGTCAATGAGCCCGAGCCTGGCGTGCCAGAGCATCTGTACGGCGCGGTGATTACCGCGCTCAACGAGGAAGCGGTCGCGGCAGCGGCGCTGGGCAACAAGGGTGGGCTGAACCTGATCGTCAGCTACGAGGCATTTGCGGTGAAGATGCTCGGCCTGCTGCGGCAGGAAATCATCTTCGCCCGCCACCAGCGCCAAGGGGGTCAAAAGCCCGGCTGGATCTCGGTGCCGCTGATCGTCACCTCGCACACTTGGGAGAACGCCAAGAACGAGCAGTCCCACCAGGACCCGACCATGGGCGAGGCGCTGTTGGGAGAGATGTCCGATACCTCACGCGTGCTGTTTCCCGTCGACGGCAACACCGCGGTGGCGGCACTGCGTGACGTGTACGCCCACCGCGGCCAGGTGGCCTGCGTGATCATCTCCAAGCGCGAGGTGGAAAACCGTTTCGATGCGGAAATGACACAGCAACTGGTCCGCGACGGCGCCGCACACCTGATCGGCGATCCCGCCGAGGCAGATGTGCAGCTGGTCGCGCTTGGCGCCTACCAGCTGGAGGAGGCGATGAAGGCGCAGCAGCAGCTTTCCGATCGGGGCAAGCGCGCCTGCGTGACGGTGATCCTCGAGCCGGGCCGGCTGCGCATTCCGCGCGATGACATCGAAGCGGCATTCGTCGACGACGACGCCACGGTCGACACGCTGTTCCCGCGCGGCCTGCCGCGGGTGATCCTGACCCACACCCGACCCGAGCCGATGCTGGGCG